In Ornithodoros turicata isolate Travis chromosome 1, ASM3712646v1, whole genome shotgun sequence, the DNA window TGTTTTAGCAAATACTATGCACAAGgatgacgcaagcacgtgatgacAAACTAATAGACCTAAATTGCGCGGAATTAGCTGAGTGACCCGATCGAGCCTGAGTcttggaaacatgtttgtcggcccgggctcgtgccggcccggagcacatagccaataacaagcccggcccagcccgcgggccgggtcgggggcccgggcccgtgcagggctctagttgaCAATTCAGACGACATGTTGGTTTAATGAACTAATACTGCCTGCAAGCTTCCCCTAGGGGTTGTGTTGCGGAAATTTCACTAAAAACGACGGCGACGACAAAAAGAAAGGATACGACGACGAGAAAGATTTTATCACCGGATCTTGAccattttatatattttttttttttcgaacgttgTAACGTTGTGCACGCTTGTGCTTTTGTGATTCCTTTGGGTTTTTTTGGAGTAAAGTCTAATCTTGGTTGGTTATGGGGGTATCCTCTTCTTGAACCGTTACTTCACCTTCTTGGCACGACATGACAGATCGGATGTGGTAAATCGGTGGATTTCTATTACATCgctttggtgccgaaaccccgGAACGCGTCTGTCGTGGCCAGATCGAAGAGCCAAGCCATCAATTCGTCGCATCCATGGAACGTCTCAAGTCCAAGCGTGGAACTCGACGAGCTCAAACTACGAGAATTCTCAACGAAGCTTCAACTGCCCTAAAAGATGGCACTGCCTCAGCTGAAGCGCTGAATGCATTACTCCAACGTCTCACTACAAGCAATGCGGAGCTCGTCGTACTGAATACCGCCATCGAGCCGCTTGTGACCGATGAGGACTACGAAAGTGAGTGCGCCGGTGTTTTGGAGTATGAGGACAGAGTAACAGAAACAGTCGCCAACTTGAACTGGAAACTGGCACAGCTACAGGCGGCGGCTGCGTCGTCAATGGGATCCTTGAACGAACCGAGTTTACCGCAAGCGTCGTCGCAACAACGTCATATTGGGATCAAACTTCCCAAATTGAGGCTTCCAACGTTCAGCGGCAAGTTAAGCGAATGGCACAGTTTCTGGGAACAATTTAGCACAACCGTACATGAGAAAAAGAACCTAGTGAAAATAGAAAAATTCCAGTACCTTCGTTCCCTACTGGCTGGATCTGCTGCCACAGCGATAGCTGGACGTCCTATCACACAGGGCGTACGACGATGCTACAGAAATTCTCAAGGAGCGTTTCGGTGATCGAGGAAGAATAGAAAGGCAGCTACTGGCAAGGCTTCGTAGCCTCCCGGCAGTCAAGTCCTCCTCAGACGTCTTAGGTTTGCGACGATTCTACGACCACGTGCAGAGTCACATACGTGGATTGCGTTCACTCGGAGTTCAAGACAGTTCTTACGCAGCAATGCTAACAGAAATACTATTATCTTCCCAGCCATCGGAAATCGTAATAGACTTTTACCGCTCGGTTCATTGCCCGACCACCACCAGCACTGCAAGCCCAACAGATGCAGGAGACACCGCAGCGCCGTCCACGTCAACGACAGCTTCCGACGAACTACAGGCAGTGCTGAAGTTCCTTCACGTGGAGGTTGAGAGTCGAGAGAAAAGCGAAGTCGCAGAACGTAACCTCAAGAAACAAATTCAGCCTGTCAGCAAACCAGCTACCCTAGGCCGAGCAAATCCATCTGCTGCAGTTCTACACAACGCATCTACAAACCCAGCACCTTGCTTCTTCTGCAGCAACACTGAGCacagtacactgtaaactttttcacacctttaaaggtgtgctctatgaacattcaacctggttgcgtaacattgcaccTCCAGGGTGAtcttttacaaaatttggaaagcattactaaagatcaagtgtcagtgcaaatcttgctttcattatgtcttggatatcgtaggtacgagctaatgcatatatgcatcgctatcgataatcgagcacgcgcaagtgtctacaatactgttgaacaatgttgagatgttgcaagactgaattcttggaggacagacaacactcgagtaaagaaaatctgtgcgaaaccgtgctccattatggtgttacgaaaattacacctaaaaaggcgtgcgccatgcacgctattacacctttaaaggtgtggaaagatttagagtgtactgaaGAGTGTGTTCGATCAGTGCCATTGAGCGACAAGAAGGCGAAGCTCGCTAAGGATAAAAGATGTTTTCGCTGTACCAAGAAGGGCCACAGCGCCAGAGATTGCCGAGGAAGGATGAGATGCAGGAATTGCGGCGGTCGTCACGTAACGTCCATGTGCGATCCTTCGTGGAAGCCCGATAAGAAAGAACGGTCCATAACTGATGCTAAGGATGTCACAAATGTC includes these proteins:
- the LOC135380723 gene encoding uncharacterized protein LOC135380723; this encodes MERLKSKRGTRRAQTTRILNEASTALKDGTASAEALNALLQRLTTSNAELVVLNTAIEPLVTDEDYESECAGVLEYEDRVTETVANLNWKLAQLQAAAASSMGSLNEPSLPQASSQQRHIGIKLPKLRLPTFSGKLSEWHSFWEQFSTTVHEKKNLVKIEKFQAYDDATEILKERFGDRGRIERQLLARLRSLPAVKSSSDVLGLRRFYDHVQSHIRGLRSLGVQDSSYAAMLTEILLSSQPSEIVIDFYRSVHCPTTTSTASPTDAGDTAAPSTSTTASDELQAVLKFLHVEVESREKSEVAERNLKKQIQPVSKPATLGRANPSAAVLHNASTNPAPCFFCSNTEHSTL